Proteins from a single region of Caloramator sp. E03:
- a CDS encoding glycoside hydrolase family 65 protein: protein MDEVINNLILDEWKIIEDKFIQENNLKNETLFSIGNGYIGMRGNFEEGIYNKEFTIEGTYINGFYETHKISYGERAYAFPETGQSMINIINSKTIKIFADDEELLVDKSKIIDYMRVLDFKEGTLKRSIIYETKKGKRISIEFERLASFTQKHLCIIRLSLNSIDFEGKIKLVSLIDGDVKNSISIDDPRSGSGILDKAFIIKESKIDKDILKMKIKTKNSGLELLCTSKNILKFSKDYISYDYKEEYKIGICYEFNIKESQQIFFNKYIVYITSRDCCEHDMDDISSEILNTAYNKGFEKIKYEQMEYLKDFWYKSDVEIKGDLHLQQGIRFNMFHLLQSTGRDGKTNIGAKGLTGEGYEGHYFWDTEMYVVPFFTFTKPEIARKLLEYRYNTLDKARERARQMSHKKGALFPWRTINGEECSAYFPASTAQYHINADIAYAIKKYVEATEDFDFLREMGAKILFESVRIFADISHFVENKGYCIDGVTGPDEYTAIVNNNAYTNIMAKEHLKYAFDTAILLKEKYISDFNNIKSEIGLEDNEIDNWKTISDNMYIPYDNNLKIHPQDDTFLSKKIWDFENTPKEKYPLLLNYHPLIIYRHQVCKQADWVLALFLYSEKFDIEQKKRDYDYYEKITTHDSSLSPCIFSIVACDIGYIDKAYDYFIKTARMDLDDNHGNTKDGIHAANMAGSYMDIVFGFGGFKVSEDKVFFKPALLGSWEGYSFKVNYRKRLIKVSVDKKNICFDLLEGEDLTIFCYDNELKLSKNKSYIVDLER from the coding sequence ATGGATGAAGTAATAAATAATCTTATTTTAGATGAATGGAAAATAATTGAAGATAAATTTATTCAGGAAAACAATCTTAAAAACGAAACTCTCTTTTCAATAGGAAATGGATACATTGGAATGAGAGGCAATTTTGAGGAAGGAATATATAATAAAGAATTTACAATAGAAGGGACATATATAAACGGTTTTTATGAAACCCATAAAATAAGTTACGGCGAGAGAGCATATGCTTTCCCAGAAACTGGCCAATCCATGATAAATATAATAAACAGCAAAACCATAAAGATATTTGCAGATGATGAGGAGCTTTTAGTTGATAAAAGCAAGATAATAGATTATATGAGAGTTTTAGACTTTAAAGAAGGAACATTAAAGAGAAGTATAATATACGAAACTAAAAAAGGAAAAAGGATAAGCATAGAATTTGAAAGGCTTGCAAGCTTTACCCAAAAACATCTTTGCATTATAAGGCTTTCTTTAAACTCAATAGATTTTGAAGGGAAAATCAAATTAGTGTCTTTGATTGATGGAGATGTTAAAAATTCTATATCTATCGACGATCCAAGATCAGGTTCAGGAATATTAGACAAAGCTTTTATAATTAAAGAAAGTAAGATAGATAAAGATATACTGAAAATGAAAATAAAAACAAAAAATTCAGGGCTTGAGCTTTTGTGTACATCCAAAAATATATTAAAATTCAGCAAGGATTATATTTCTTATGACTATAAAGAAGAGTATAAAATAGGTATCTGTTATGAATTCAATATAAAAGAATCTCAACAAATATTTTTTAATAAATATATAGTTTATATAACTTCAAGGGACTGCTGCGAGCATGATATGGATGATATCAGCAGTGAAATATTGAATACAGCCTATAATAAAGGATTTGAAAAAATCAAATATGAGCAGATGGAATATCTAAAGGATTTTTGGTACAAATCAGATGTTGAAATAAAGGGAGATTTGCATCTTCAGCAGGGAATAAGGTTTAATATGTTCCACCTTTTACAGTCAACAGGAAGGGATGGAAAAACAAATATAGGTGCAAAGGGTTTAACTGGGGAAGGATATGAAGGACATTATTTTTGGGATACAGAAATGTATGTTGTTCCATTTTTTACATTTACAAAGCCTGAAATAGCAAGAAAGCTTTTGGAATATAGATATAATACTTTAGATAAGGCACGAGAGCGGGCAAGACAGATGTCCCATAAAAAAGGAGCTCTCTTTCCTTGGAGGACTATAAATGGGGAGGAATGCTCTGCATATTTTCCTGCATCTACCGCACAGTATCATATCAATGCGGACATAGCTTACGCTATAAAAAAATATGTTGAAGCAACAGAAGATTTTGATTTCTTAAGGGAAATGGGAGCAAAGATTTTATTTGAAAGCGTTAGGATTTTTGCTGATATAAGCCACTTTGTTGAGAATAAAGGCTATTGTATTGATGGTGTAACTGGTCCTGATGAATATACAGCAATTGTTAATAACAATGCCTATACAAATATAATGGCAAAGGAGCATTTAAAATACGCATTTGACACAGCAATTCTTTTAAAAGAAAAATATATAAGCGATTTTAACAATATAAAAAGTGAAATAGGTCTTGAAGATAATGAAATAGATAATTGGAAAACTATATCTGATAATATGTATATACCCTATGATAATAATCTAAAAATTCACCCACAGGATGATACATTCCTTAGCAAAAAAATATGGGATTTTGAAAATACTCCAAAGGAAAAATATCCTCTACTTTTAAATTATCATCCTCTTATAATATACAGGCACCAAGTGTGTAAGCAGGCTGACTGGGTTTTAGCACTATTTTTATACAGCGAAAAATTCGACATAGAACAAAAGAAACGGGACTATGATTATTATGAAAAAATCACAACTCATGATTCTTCACTTTCACCCTGTATTTTCAGCATAGTTGCCTGCGATATAGGGTACATCGATAAAGCCTATGATTACTTTATAAAAACCGCTAGAATGGATTTAGATGATAATCACGGAAATACAAAAGACGGCATTCATGCTGCTAACATGGCAGGCTCATATATGGATATAGTATTCGGATTTGGAGGTTTTAAAGTTTCAGAGGATAAAGTCTTCTTCAAACCTGCACTCTTAGGTTCATGGGAAGGATATTCATTTAAAGTAAATTACAGAAAAAGACTTATAAAAGTATCCGTTGATAAGAAAAATATTTGCTTTGATTTACTTGAGGGAGAGGATTTAACTATTTTCTGCTATGATAATGAGTTAAAACTCTCAAAGAACAAATCCTATATAGTTGATTTAGAGCGCTAA
- a CDS encoding aspartyl-phosphate phosphatase Spo0E family protein, whose product MKDFRDMSKDNSPEYFKTQIESLKMELEELISRSDKLVVPQIISISQKLDDLILKYISTSHRK is encoded by the coding sequence ATGAAGGACTTTAGAGATATGTCAAAAGACAATAGTCCGGAATATTTCAAAACCCAGATAGAAAGTCTAAAGATGGAGCTTGAGGAACTTATAAGCAGAAGCGATAAACTTGTTGTACCTCAAATTATATCCATAAGCCAGAAACTCGATGATCTGATTTTGAAATATATTAGTACAAGCCATAGAAAATAA
- a CDS encoding DegT/DnrJ/EryC1/StrS family aminotransferase — translation MENKKIPFSPPDITQEEIDAVVEVLKSGWITTGPKTYEFENNLASYCGTKHAVALNSATAGLELILKVFNIGGDDEVITTPYTYAATANVILHRGIKPKFVDVKKDSFLIDEEGVYDAITSKTKAIIAVDIAGVPVDYDRLRQVLKAKKREDIILIADSAHSFGAEYKGKKVGGQMDFHVFSFHAVKNLTTAEGGAITYNDNNFKGKEDLYKEFKYTSLQGQTKDALSKMKAGAWKYDIVTDGLKCNMTDIMAAIGLVQLKRFNDMLKKRKEIVEVYNEILSKKQWAIIPFAKDSIKETCYHLYPLRIRGFDEEKRNTVIQMMADMDIATNVHFIPLPMLTLYKNLGYKIEDYPNTYDQYKNEISLPLYSILTLEDAQYVAEKLVECVEKTM, via the coding sequence ATGGAAAATAAAAAGATACCTTTCTCGCCTCCTGATATAACTCAAGAGGAAATAGATGCAGTTGTTGAAGTCTTAAAATCAGGATGGATAACAACAGGGCCTAAGACTTATGAATTTGAAAATAACCTTGCAAGTTATTGTGGTACAAAACATGCAGTAGCTCTAAATAGTGCAACAGCAGGTCTTGAACTTATATTAAAGGTTTTCAATATTGGAGGGGATGATGAAGTTATTACAACTCCTTATACATACGCTGCAACTGCAAATGTAATTTTGCATAGAGGCATAAAACCGAAATTTGTTGATGTAAAAAAAGATAGCTTCTTAATAGATGAAGAAGGAGTATATGATGCTATAACATCAAAAACAAAGGCTATAATAGCTGTTGATATTGCTGGCGTTCCAGTTGATTATGATAGGCTAAGACAGGTTTTAAAAGCTAAAAAAAGGGAAGATATAATATTAATAGCAGATTCTGCTCATTCCTTTGGGGCAGAATATAAAGGCAAAAAGGTTGGAGGACAGATGGATTTTCATGTATTCTCTTTTCATGCAGTAAAGAATTTGACTACTGCAGAAGGAGGAGCTATAACCTACAATGATAATAATTTTAAAGGAAAAGAGGATTTATACAAAGAGTTTAAATACACATCACTTCAAGGACAGACAAAGGACGCTCTGTCAAAGATGAAAGCGGGAGCTTGGAAATATGATATAGTAACTGATGGATTAAAGTGTAACATGACAGATATTATGGCTGCGATAGGTTTAGTGCAGCTTAAAAGGTTTAATGATATGTTAAAAAAGCGTAAAGAAATTGTTGAGGTATACAATGAAATACTCTCTAAAAAGCAATGGGCTATTATTCCATTTGCGAAAGATAGTATTAAGGAAACATGCTATCATTTATATCCATTAAGAATAAGGGGCTTCGATGAAGAAAAGAGAAATACTGTTATACAAATGATGGCTGATATGGATATAGCAACTAATGTTCACTTCATTCCTCTTCCGATGCTTACATTGTACAAAAATCTTGGATATAAGATAGAGGATTATCCTAACACTTATGATCAATACAAGAATGAAATATCCTTACCATTATATTCAATCCTTACATTAGAGGATGCACAGTATGTAGCTGAAAAACTCGTTGAATGCGTAGAAAAAACAATGTAA
- a CDS encoding DegT/DnrJ/EryC1/StrS family aminotransferase, with protein MKVPFYTSVREYNNRKSEFNDAIQSVVSKGDFILGGKVLEFEEEIKDYTGAEYAIGVASGTDALTIAADILGFKDGKEVITSPFTFLASASCVLRNRGKVVFVDIDEDTFEINTDMIEEKINNNTVGILPIHLFDQMANMDRIMEIAKKYNLRVLEDAAEAFGMRWKGNGNTYRHAGTIGDFGIFSFFPTKTLGGYGDGGMIITNDESLAKLAKSYRVHGASKKYHYDYIGYNSRLDTLQAAILSVKLKYIDDAIEKRNKVANIYMENLKDCSYIRLPKIKYEQKGVYYVFNILAEDRDNLANYLKEKEVGYSIYYPMPLHLQRSFEHLGYKKGDFPVSEKISQSIIALPIYPEITEDEVLYVCETIKNFYRK; from the coding sequence ATGAAGGTTCCTTTTTATACATCGGTTAGGGAATATAATAATAGAAAAAGTGAATTTAATGATGCAATACAGTCAGTAGTTTCCAAAGGTGATTTTATACTTGGAGGTAAGGTTTTAGAATTTGAAGAGGAAATAAAAGATTATACAGGGGCAGAGTATGCAATAGGTGTTGCATCTGGAACTGATGCTCTAACCATTGCTGCGGATATTTTAGGTTTTAAAGATGGAAAAGAAGTTATAACATCACCCTTTACATTTTTAGCTTCAGCTTCTTGTGTATTAAGAAATCGTGGTAAAGTTGTATTTGTTGATATTGATGAGGATACCTTTGAGATTAATACAGATATGATAGAGGAAAAAATAAATAATAATACTGTTGGTATACTTCCTATACATCTATTTGATCAGATGGCAAATATGGATAGAATAATGGAAATTGCTAAAAAGTATAACCTTAGAGTACTTGAGGATGCTGCAGAGGCCTTTGGAATGAGATGGAAGGGCAATGGTAATACATATAGGCATGCAGGAACAATAGGGGACTTTGGTATATTTTCATTTTTCCCAACCAAAACCCTTGGAGGATATGGTGATGGGGGAATGATTATTACTAATGATGAGAGCCTTGCAAAACTTGCAAAAAGCTATAGGGTTCATGGGGCATCTAAAAAATATCACTATGATTACATAGGCTATAATTCAAGGCTTGATACTCTTCAGGCAGCTATACTTAGCGTTAAACTAAAATATATAGATGATGCAATCGAAAAAAGAAATAAAGTTGCAAATATTTATATGGAAAATTTAAAGGATTGCTCATATATAAGGCTTCCTAAGATTAAGTATGAGCAAAAGGGAGTATATTATGTATTTAATATATTAGCTGAAGATAGGGATAATTTAGCAAATTATCTTAAAGAAAAGGAAGTAGGTTATAGCATATATTATCCTATGCCTCTTCATCTTCAAAGGAGTTTTGAGCACCTTGGATATAAAAAGGGTGATTTCCCAGTTTCAGAGAAAATCTCTCAAAGCATTATTGCTCTTCCGATATACCCAGAGATAACAGAGGATGAAGTTTTATATGTATGCGAAACTATAAAGAATTTCTATAGAAAATAA
- a CDS encoding ferritin family protein — translation MNISPLPGMLCNYDLFQKSLMLIKEAVQDERKDELFYDYLISVAPNQEAKQIIESIRNDERRHNQIFRAIYKNFTGQDIQSVDEPFEKPSSYLDGLKMALKGELSAVVKYRQIKEGLPLGCYQDQVFNIITDELRHSSFYNYLITFAK, via the coding sequence ATGAACATTTCCCCTCTCCCTGGAATGCTTTGTAATTATGATTTATTTCAAAAATCCCTTATGCTTATTAAGGAAGCTGTTCAGGACGAAAGAAAAGATGAACTTTTTTACGATTATTTAATAAGCGTTGCTCCAAACCAAGAAGCAAAACAGATTATCGAATCTATAAGAAACGATGAAAGAAGGCATAATCAAATATTTAGAGCAATTTATAAAAACTTTACTGGTCAGGACATTCAATCAGTTGATGAGCCTTTCGAAAAACCATCCTCTTATCTTGATGGTCTTAAAATGGCCCTAAAGGGCGAACTATCTGCTGTTGTTAAGTACAGACAGATTAAAGAAGGCCTTCCTCTTGGGTGTTATCAAGATCAGGTATTTAATATTATAACCGATGAACTTAGACACAGCTCATTTTATAATTATCTTATAACTTTTGCAAAATAA
- the thiD gene encoding bifunctional hydroxymethylpyrimidine kinase/phosphomethylpyrimidine kinase: protein MKNVLTIAGSDSCGGAGIQADIKTFSTLGTYAMSVITAVTAQNTKGVLSVVELDTEIIKKQIDCLFEDIEIHALKIGMVSSIDIIETIANRIKYYKFKNVVLDPVMVSKSGYHLLRDESKDALIKNLFPLSLIVTPNLFEAEVITGDKIETIDQMENAARKIYNLGAKNVVVKGGHLTGDAIDVFFDGKDFIHIKGKRINTKNTHGTGCTFSSAIAAYIANSYCVYDAVKNAKEYINGAIENSIELGHGVGPVNHFYSLYKKAGITNK, encoded by the coding sequence ATGAAAAACGTATTAACAATTGCAGGATCTGATTCCTGTGGAGGAGCTGGAATTCAAGCTGACATCAAAACCTTTAGTACTCTTGGTACTTATGCCATGAGCGTTATAACTGCTGTAACTGCTCAGAATACAAAGGGAGTTTTGAGTGTTGTCGAACTTGATACTGAAATTATAAAAAAGCAAATCGACTGCCTCTTTGAAGATATCGAAATTCATGCATTAAAAATAGGTATGGTATCGAGTATAGATATTATCGAAACAATAGCTAATCGTATTAAATATTATAAATTTAAAAATGTTGTATTAGATCCAGTTATGGTATCTAAAAGTGGTTATCACCTTCTAAGAGATGAATCAAAGGATGCACTTATTAAAAACCTTTTTCCACTATCACTTATTGTAACACCAAACCTTTTCGAAGCTGAAGTTATTACTGGAGATAAAATAGAAACCATTGATCAAATGGAAAATGCAGCAAGAAAGATATATAACCTTGGTGCCAAAAACGTAGTTGTAAAAGGCGGTCATTTAACTGGTGATGCAATAGATGTATTCTTTGACGGAAAGGATTTTATACACATCAAAGGAAAGAGAATTAATACTAAAAATACCCATGGTACAGGATGTACATTTTCATCTGCAATTGCCGCATATATCGCAAATAGCTACTGCGTATATGATGCTGTAAAAAATGCAAAGGAATACATAAACGGCGCAATAGAAAATTCCATAGAACTCGGACATGGAGTTGGTCCTGTTAATCATTTTTATAGTTTATATAAAAAGGCAGGAATAACAAATAAATAG
- the thiM gene encoding hydroxyethylthiazole kinase has translation MLKSIANVLKKVRENTPLVQCITNYVTINDCANILLCFGASPAMCESKYEVEEFVNLISALYINLGTLTAEQEEASIIAVKKAKELNKPVVLDPVACGAISRKMDIARKLLQYGNISVIKGNIGEIKSLAGFSGKVRGVDSIDDGEDAIEACISLANQYNTVVAATGKRDIITDGKRTCLIYNGTPILTLITGAGCMVGALTAATSICNDRFTSTAASILAMNLAGEMTQNSMEKVLPGTFKVKLFDFIYNLTEDDILNGGKIECL, from the coding sequence ATGTTAAAATCAATTGCTAATGTTTTAAAAAAAGTTCGTGAAAATACCCCTCTTGTTCAATGCATAACAAATTACGTTACAATCAATGATTGTGCAAATATTCTCCTTTGTTTTGGTGCTTCTCCTGCAATGTGTGAATCTAAGTATGAAGTCGAAGAATTTGTAAATCTCATCTCTGCACTTTATATAAATCTTGGAACATTAACCGCGGAGCAGGAAGAAGCATCTATAATTGCAGTAAAAAAAGCAAAAGAATTAAATAAACCTGTTGTACTTGATCCTGTTGCCTGTGGAGCAATAAGCAGAAAAATGGATATAGCAAGGAAACTTCTCCAATATGGAAATATTTCTGTAATAAAAGGGAACATAGGAGAAATAAAATCCCTTGCAGGGTTCTCTGGAAAAGTAAGAGGAGTTGATTCAATAGACGATGGCGAAGATGCAATAGAAGCCTGTATATCTCTTGCAAATCAGTATAATACTGTTGTTGCAGCTACAGGTAAAAGGGATATTATAACAGATGGAAAAAGGACATGTCTTATTTACAACGGCACACCAATATTAACATTAATCACTGGAGCAGGCTGCATGGTTGGTGCCTTAACTGCTGCCACTTCTATATGTAATGATAGGTTTACATCAACAGCAGCTTCAATACTTGCTATGAACCTTGCGGGAGAAATGACACAAAATTCAATGGAAAAAGTTTTGCCTGGAACATTTAAAGTAAAACTATTTGACTTTATATATAACCTTACTGAAGATGATATATTGAATGGAGGTAAAATAGAATGCCTATAG
- the thiE gene encoding thiamine phosphate synthase has product MPIDYSLYLVTDRKILNGKDIFKAVEEAIKGGVTIVQLREKDISSLEFYNIAIKMKKLTSYYNIPLIINDRLDIALSVDADGLHIGQEDLPLKVARKLIGDKILGYSVSSIEEAIYGEESGADYLGAGPVYPTLSKADAKAPIGVETLKKIKDSVSIPVVGIGGIGISNIEEVKKTNIDGISLISSILGSSSIEEASRKLISLWRK; this is encoded by the coding sequence ATGCCTATAGATTATTCTCTTTACCTTGTAACCGATAGAAAAATATTAAATGGGAAGGATATCTTTAAAGCCGTTGAAGAAGCTATAAAAGGAGGAGTTACTATAGTTCAGCTCCGCGAAAAAGATATATCAAGCCTTGAATTTTATAATATAGCAATTAAAATGAAAAAGCTTACAAGTTATTATAATATTCCTCTTATAATAAATGATAGGCTTGACATTGCTCTATCCGTTGATGCTGACGGACTTCATATAGGGCAGGAAGATTTACCCCTTAAAGTTGCAAGAAAATTAATTGGCGATAAAATATTGGGGTATTCTGTCAGTAGCATTGAAGAAGCAATATATGGAGAAGAAAGCGGAGCTGATTACCTTGGTGCAGGTCCCGTGTATCCAACTTTAAGCAAAGCTGATGCTAAAGCTCCTATTGGAGTAGAAACACTTAAAAAGATAAAAGATAGTGTTTCGATTCCCGTTGTTGGAATCGGCGGAATAGGAATTTCAAATATAGAAGAAGTTAAAAAAACAAATATAGATGGTATCTCTTTAATATCTTCAATATTGGGAAGCAGCTCCATTGAAGAGGCTTCCAGAAAGTTAATAAGCCTTTGGAGAAAATAG
- the ytaF gene encoding sporulation membrane protein YtaF, with protein MDFISVFLFAVSTSTDNFIIGLSYGILKIKINIMSNLIIAFISCIGTFISMLIGKTFVNYIPSIYSNYLGSVLLILLGLYMLIGSLKKKSLASCDKGKKNNYYENFIEHPEIIDSNNSKNIEFKESILLGIILCINNFGLGIGASITGLNIYLTSFCSMIFSIVFIKLGFYIGNKSLPKNLSNCCEIVSSLIIIILGIYELII; from the coding sequence ATGGATTTTATTTCTGTTTTTCTTTTTGCAGTCTCTACAAGCACCGATAATTTTATTATTGGATTAAGTTATGGGATTTTAAAAATCAAAATCAATATAATGAGCAATTTAATTATAGCCTTCATCTCTTGTATTGGTACTTTTATTTCAATGCTAATTGGAAAAACATTCGTAAACTATATTCCTTCAATTTATTCAAATTATTTAGGGAGTGTATTGCTAATATTACTTGGATTATATATGTTAATAGGCTCTTTAAAGAAAAAAAGCCTTGCTTCTTGTGATAAAGGTAAAAAAAACAATTACTATGAAAATTTTATTGAACATCCTGAAATAATTGACTCAAACAATTCTAAAAACATTGAATTTAAAGAGTCAATCCTCTTAGGCATCATACTATGCATAAATAACTTTGGCCTTGGTATTGGTGCAAGCATTACTGGATTAAATATATATTTAACATCCTTTTGTTCAATGATATTTAGCATAGTATTTATTAAATTAGGCTTTTATATTGGTAACAAATCTCTTCCTAAAAATTTGTCAAACTGTTGTGAGATTGTATCATCATTAATAATAATCATTCTTGGAATATACGAATTAATTATATAA
- a CDS encoding YmaF family protein: MRNCGYSCHVHRFSGCTTVCKCHSHYYNCISDTNENCRCHKHCLYGKTDSACGHCHEFKFLTCFDIPIWGGRHIHYYCGITKKEKGHRHYIMGYTLKDC, encoded by the coding sequence GTGAGAAATTGTGGATATAGCTGCCATGTACACCGTTTCTCTGGTTGTACTACAGTCTGCAAATGCCACAGTCATTATTATAACTGCATATCCGACACTAACGAAAACTGTAGATGCCACAAACACTGTCTATACGGCAAAACTGATTCTGCCTGCGGTCACTGCCATGAGTTTAAATTTTTAACCTGCTTTGATATTCCTATATGGGGTGGACGCCATATTCACTATTACTGTGGAATTACAAAAAAAGAAAAGGGACACCGCCACTATATAATGGGCTATACGCTTAAGGATTGTTAA
- the asnS gene encoding asparagine--tRNA ligase, with amino-acid sequence MEGTTIKNLYRQLDSFENKEVKISGWIRTLRSSKSFGFIELNDGTFFKNVQIVFDEGLENFKDVEKLPISTSITVLGKVILTPEAKQPFEIKADSIIVEGTSSSDYPLQKKKHSFEYLRTIAHLRPRSNTFSAVFRVRSIAAYAIHKFFQERGFVYVNSPIITASDCEGAGQMFRVTTLDLDNLPRTEGGEIDYSKDFFGKTTSLTVSGQLEAEVFALAFRNVYTFGPTFRAENSNTPRHAAEFWMIEPEIAFADLKDDMELAEDMVKYIINYVMENAPEEMQFFNSFIDNTLFDRLNNVVNSEFGHVTYTEAIDILKKSGQQFEFPVEWGIDLQTEHERYLTEKVFKKPVFVTDYPKEIKAFYMRLNDDNKTVAAMDLLVPGVGEIIGGSQREERLDVLERRMKELGMDMDNYWWYLELRKYGGTKHAGFGLGFERMIMYLTGMSNIRDVIPFPRTPKNAEF; translated from the coding sequence ATGGAAGGAACTACAATAAAGAATTTATATAGGCAGCTAGACAGTTTTGAAAACAAAGAGGTAAAGATATCAGGTTGGATTAGGACTTTAAGATCATCAAAATCCTTTGGATTCATAGAATTAAATGACGGAACTTTCTTTAAAAATGTTCAGATTGTATTTGATGAGGGGCTTGAAAATTTTAAGGATGTTGAAAAGCTCCCAATAAGCACTTCAATAACTGTTTTAGGTAAAGTTATATTAACTCCAGAAGCAAAACAACCTTTTGAAATTAAAGCTGATAGTATAATAGTTGAAGGAACCTCAAGTTCTGATTATCCTTTGCAAAAGAAGAAACATTCCTTTGAATATTTAAGAACTATAGCCCACTTAAGACCAAGGAGTAACACCTTTTCAGCCGTGTTTAGGGTACGTTCCATAGCAGCTTATGCTATCCATAAGTTCTTTCAAGAAAGAGGCTTTGTTTATGTAAACTCTCCTATAATAACAGCAAGTGACTGTGAAGGTGCAGGGCAGATGTTTAGGGTTACAACACTTGACTTAGATAACCTTCCAAGGACTGAAGGTGGAGAGATTGACTATTCAAAAGACTTTTTTGGGAAAACAACAAGCCTTACAGTAAGTGGACAACTTGAGGCTGAAGTTTTTGCTCTAGCCTTTAGGAATGTATATACTTTTGGACCAACTTTCAGGGCTGAAAATTCAAATACCCCAAGGCATGCTGCAGAATTTTGGATGATAGAGCCTGAAATTGCCTTTGCAGACCTTAAGGATGATATGGAGCTTGCAGAGGATATGGTTAAATATATAATAAACTATGTAATGGAAAACGCTCCAGAGGAAATGCAATTTTTTAACAGTTTCATAGATAACACTTTATTTGATAGGCTAAACAATGTTGTAAATTCTGAATTTGGACATGTAACCTATACTGAGGCAATAGATATACTCAAAAAGTCAGGACAACAGTTTGAGTTCCCTGTTGAGTGGGGAATAGATCTTCAAACTGAACATGAAAGGTATTTAACAGAAAAGGTGTTTAAAAAACCTGTATTTGTTACTGATTATCCAAAGGAAATAAAGGCTTTTTATATGAGGCTTAATGATGATAATAAAACCGTTGCTGCGATGGATCTTTTAGTTCCTGGGGTTGGAGAGATAATAGGTGGAAGTCAAAGAGAAGAAAGGCTTGACGTACTTGAAAGAAGGATGAAGGAACTTGGAATGGACATGGATAACTACTGGTGGTACTTAGAGCTTAGAAAATATGGTGGAACAAAGCATGCAGGCTTTGGTCTTGGGTTTGAAAGGATGATTATGTATTTAACTGGAATGAGCAATATAAGGGATGTTATACCTTTCCCAAGAACGCCAAAAAATGCAGAATTTTAG
- a CDS encoding DUF2383 domain-containing protein — MNSKIIDELNTLLKGEYMGIDSYEKFIQKVQNKHVKHELQNIQKDHKNHAIKIAERIQDLGGEPVNGVGFIGKIAEVASNIKNINKKSDIEILKQAYDGEDFGIRMATEVVKGDLDGNSAVLVKEMLNEDRNHLDTLNNLIREVGNVQ, encoded by the coding sequence ATGAATAGTAAGATAATCGACGAACTTAATACATTGCTTAAAGGAGAGTATATGGGAATAGATTCTTATGAAAAATTCATCCAAAAGGTTCAAAACAAGCATGTAAAACATGAACTTCAAAATATACAAAAAGATCACAAAAACCATGCTATAAAGATTGCTGAAAGGATACAAGACTTAGGTGGGGAGCCTGTAAATGGAGTTGGCTTTATTGGCAAAATAGCAGAGGTTGCATCTAATATAAAAAATATTAACAAAAAAAGTGATATTGAAATATTAAAACAGGCCTATGACGGGGAGGACTTTGGAATTAGAATGGCAACTGAAGTTGTAAAAGGGGATCTTGATGGTAATAGTGCAGTGCTTGTAAAGGAAATGCTAAATGAAGATAGGAATCATCTTGATACATTAAACAATTTAATTCGAGAGGTAGGCAATGTGCAGTAA
- a CDS encoding alpha/beta-type small acid-soluble spore protein, with product MADNKFYGGFAGAAGYGAAAGSKNQSVVPEAKKGLDQFKEEVAAEVGVQVPATGYWGNMTSKECGTVGGYMVKKMVEAYERNLAGK from the coding sequence ATGGCAGACAACAAATTCTATGGAGGATTTGCAGGAGCAGCTGGCTATGGTGCAGCAGCAGGTTCAAAGAACCAAAGTGTTGTTCCAGAAGCAAAGAAGGGGCTTGACCAGTTCAAAGAAGAGGTAGCAGCAGAGGTAGGAGTACAGGTACCAGCAACTGGATACTGGGGAAATATGACTTCTAAAGAATGTGGTACTGTAGGTGGCTACATGGTAAAGAAAATGGTTGAGGCTTATGAGAGAAACTTAGCAGGAAAGTAA